In Sphaeramia orbicularis chromosome 9, fSphaOr1.1, whole genome shotgun sequence, the sequence tcttcttcaacagcacagatactgtctgacacagaggacatctgctcctcaatcctcttcatctctctgatcacactcctcctcttctgctcctcttcctccctcagagctgccagtctggactcctcttcctctttcaggaACTGCTGGAGTTTGTTGAACTCTGCTCTGATCTGATTCTCTGTGAACAAAACCTGTTTCTGTAAGTGTTGGattatttcattgtatgttttctgtgtttcctcatatttcttcttcttttcctgtagAGACTTTAAGTCAGATTTCAGCTCATCCTTCATTTCAGTAACTGCTTCTTCTACAGGAACCACAGTGTGTTGACGATGATGAGGAAAATCACAGACCAGAcacacagctctgttttcatctttacagAACAGTTTAGGTTCTTCTTGATGTTTGCTGCAGACCACCTTCACCTTCTTCTCTCCTTTTTCTGTCTCAGATGATCCAACGTTCAGTCTCCCAGCAAATGAATCAGCCAATTCTTTCAAAGCAAAGTCCACTATGAGAAAATCCtttgaagattttcttttacaAATGGGACAGTTTTTGTTCTTAGTTTGTTCCCAGAATTCCTTCAGGCAGCTTGAACAAAATCTATGGTTACAGCTCAGAGACACAGGGTCTTTGAACGTCTCTGAACACACATGACAACTCAGGAAACTTTCTAACAGTTCAATCTTCTTCTCAGCCATTTTCTCTGATATGTGAATTATCCTTTAACACACAGACTCACCAAACCTCTGTCTCTTTGGTTTTACAGTTCAGTCCTCCTGGTCTGTGTTTTTGCATCCAACACCCTGTATTGGCGCCTCGGCTCCGTTTAGGCATGTCAACACTATTTTCTATTTCACTTCTTCCTTGTAGTTCAATCATTAACAGCATCCTGATTTTTACTTTCACCACTAGATGGTGCTATTTGATTTAGAATTGAACAACATGAAGCGTCACTGCAGTGAAATGGACAATGCAGTCCTGTTAAATCACCAGTAACATATAAATCAGGTTATCATCTGTAATATTAGCatgtgaacactgtcaaagccacAAAAATCAACATTTAAATCATTCACAACCTCCAACATAATAACAAATATTGACACAGTCCATACATTTACTTACTTTATTTATTCGGGACCATGTACAATTTTAAACATGACTCTGTGTTGATCTAGAAAGTGTTCATATTCTCATTAATGAATTAACTATAATTATGCATCATTTTTCCCatatttaaaagttttttttgtatCTGTAAAGTCTTTAGTCTAGATAGCTGAATGATCTATATGTGCAGATGTCAAACAGTGTCGTTGTGTTCTGTTTAGTCAACTCTACAGCTGACGTCTGACGTTTACACACACCTCGACTCAACTTTTTATAAATCTGAGCTTTTCATTTCAATATATGTTCATTCTGTTGGTTCAGTGAGAACAAATACTGCATTATGATATTTAAGGTTTCTATCAGTGATCTGTCTGAGTCATGTCCTGGGGTCAGCTGCCAAATGAAGGCTGATGATAGGATTATTTATGCGTCTGATAGAACAACCATCGAGGTGGTGGAGCAGCTTCTGAATCAGAGTGGACCAAGTCCTCCCACTGGGCActgactgaaacaaaaaaaaaaaaaagacatttcggTGTGTTTGTCTGTAAGGAAACGCTGCAACAAATGACAAAACTGATTttagaaattaaaaaatacatcatCAGTGAGGTTGACAATGATGAATATATAGGAGTAACCTTAGACTCACatctgcattttaataaataattgaaaatatctgcaaaaaatctcatgtaaattctTTGGATTTATGGCAAAGCATCAGTCTTTATAACACAGTTTTATTTCCATTCCTGTCACTGTATCATGTCCTGGTCAAAAGCCTCACAATAAACTATAAAACCTGTTAAATCATTAAAAATCTGACAATAAAACATATGTACAAAAACCACTGCAACAGCATCCTTGTCACATCTTAAACACAATACATTTACCTTGTAAAGTGTCATAAATAATTCAGACTTAATTCTTGGTTTTAACATCTACATGTTCGTCACTGAATGAatttatttcacattttcataGTTGAACAGAGTCAGTTCATGGGACTCATTCAGTGGTAACTGCCATATTATTGGTTAAAAAcagcatattttaatgtttttcataGAGATTTtaaactgaggctgaaactgaactAACGCTGTTCTCACATGTGATTATTTGTTATAGATTGTAGTGTTTTATTAtctgtattgtgttgtttttacttCTATAATCAAAAGCCTCCAGTGGACAGGTttggtaaattattttttctgtGCAAACACTTAAAACAGTTCATCTGGTTCTTATTCATATTGTATATATCAGTTCCACTCTTACTGTTATGTCCATGTCAAATATATGAATCTAAATCTTATCattatgttgaatttcagagtcagTGTAAACAGATgctttatttccagtttttattttCACTTGATCACATTCTCAGAGGCTCAAATGTTTACAG encodes:
- the LOC115425567 gene encoding nuclear factor 7, ovary-like, producing MAEKKIELLESFLSCHVCSETFKDPVSLSCNHRFCSSCLKEFWEQTKNKNCPICKRKSSKDFLIVDFALKELADSFAGRLNVGSSETEKGEKKVKVVCSKHQEEPKLFCKDENRAVCLVCDFPHHRQHTVVPVEEAVTEMKDELKSDLKSLQEKKKKYEETQKTYNEIIQHLQKQVLFTENQIRAEFNKLQQFLKEEEESRLAALREEEEQKRRSVIREMKRIEEQMSSVSDSICAVEEELQKASAPFLISCKDTQSRARAQCSVSEPQLISGALIHVDKHLGNLSFRVWDKMRDKVHFSPVILDPNTAHGCLHLSDDLTSVRRGDTKQHLPNNKDRLTYFADVHGSEGFNSGKHSWDVEVGDYPVWNIGLVKESVDRKGKRFVSPEYGIWCLLHLSGKYTNGAGRTVTVQTSPQRIRVELDYDRGEVSFYNAEDKTHIYTHTDTFTEKLYPYFNIGKAGDAKTTDIKICQRKISLLFT